Proteins from one Flavobacterium branchiarum genomic window:
- a CDS encoding energy transducer TonB, translating to MLPEEIQHYFISNQNKSVCGRFKKSQLDNIIIQIPNHVLHSQTHYHKMFLLALFISMGTTLFSCADKNGTKQKINKIEIVEDSSTTENIMVGDIKASENNPRYPTPPPPKVDQIKFTKPVSIITNKKIKLKKQSKISCEDNSVTEDVYNGYTAIEVDPEYSGGIEKFYTFFKDNFRLPEEARAKYGEIELSFVISKDGSIEDIKPIKDMGFGNMDEAIRVLKSSKKWKPGEQNGKKTRVRYLLSIQKDTLNSSIENNISTITAISAVKG from the coding sequence ATGTTACCAGAAGAAATTCAGCATTATTTTATTTCAAATCAAAATAAGAGTGTCTGCGGGAGATTTAAAAAATCTCAACTGGACAATATTATAATTCAAATTCCGAATCACGTTTTACATTCGCAAACTCATTATCATAAAATGTTTTTACTAGCATTGTTTATTAGTATGGGAACTACTTTGTTTAGTTGCGCGGATAAAAACGGAACTAAACAAAAAATAAATAAAATAGAAATTGTTGAAGATTCTTCAACCACAGAAAATATTATGGTTGGAGATATTAAAGCTAGCGAAAATAACCCAAGGTATCCTACTCCTCCTCCTCCAAAAGTTGACCAAATAAAATTTACAAAACCTGTATCTATAATTACAAATAAAAAAATAAAATTAAAAAAACAATCAAAAATCAGTTGTGAAGACAATTCAGTTACTGAAGATGTTTATAATGGCTACACCGCGATTGAAGTAGATCCTGAATACAGCGGAGGAATTGAAAAATTTTATACTTTTTTCAAAGATAATTTTAGATTACCAGAAGAAGCAAGAGCAAAATACGGAGAAATAGAACTCTCTTTTGTAATTTCAAAAGATGGCTCTATAGAGGATATCAAACCGATCAAAGATATGGGCTTTGGAAATATGGACGAAGCTATTAGGGTTTTAAAATCTTCTAAAAAATGGAAACCTGGTGAACAAAATGGAAAAAAAACAAGAGTACGATATTTACTATCAATTCAAAAAGACACTCTAAATTCTTCAATAGAAAATAATATTTCTACAATAACTGCAATTAGCGCCGTTAAAGGCTGA
- a CDS encoding nucleoside deaminase — translation MIDIFTDEYFMKKALQEAEMAFDKDEIPVGAIIVIDNKVIARSHNLTELLNDVTAHAEMQAITAAANFLGGKYLKDCTLYVTLEPCQMCAGALYWSQISKIVFGASDEHRGYKKMGTQLHPKTVVVRGIMANEASDLMKRFFAKRRR, via the coding sequence ATGATAGATATTTTCACCGACGAGTATTTTATGAAAAAGGCTTTGCAAGAAGCTGAAATGGCATTTGATAAAGATGAAATTCCTGTTGGAGCCATTATTGTAATTGATAATAAGGTCATTGCAAGAAGTCATAATCTAACCGAATTATTAAATGATGTTACAGCTCATGCCGAAATGCAAGCTATAACAGCTGCAGCTAATTTTTTAGGTGGGAAATATTTAAAAGACTGTACACTTTATGTAACGCTGGAACCTTGCCAGATGTGTGCGGGAGCTTTGTATTGGAGTCAGATCTCGAAAATTGTTTTTGGAGCCAGTGATGAACATCGCGGTTACAAAAAAATGGGCACACAGCTACATCCCAAAACAGTTGTTGTTCGAGGAATCATGGCAAATGAAGCTTCAGACTTGATGAAACGTTTTTTTGCGAAAAGAAGAAGATAA